One genomic segment of Amycolatopsis sp. WQ 127309 includes these proteins:
- the msrB gene encoding peptide-methionine (R)-S-oxide reductase MsrB — MKPVVGATPRVVKSEQEWRAELGPEEYAVLRQAGTERPFTGEYTDTKTTGVYACRACGAELFRSDTKFESHCGWPSFYDPADSDAVLLREDRAMGMKRIEVLCGSCHSHLGHVFEGEGYATPTDQRYCINSISLKLEPQS; from the coding sequence ATGAAACCCGTTGTCGGCGCCACCCCTCGCGTCGTGAAGTCCGAGCAGGAATGGCGGGCGGAGCTGGGCCCGGAGGAGTACGCCGTACTCCGCCAGGCCGGCACCGAACGGCCGTTCACCGGCGAGTACACCGACACCAAGACGACCGGCGTCTACGCCTGCCGCGCCTGTGGTGCCGAGCTGTTCCGCAGCGACACGAAGTTCGAGAGCCACTGCGGCTGGCCGTCGTTCTACGACCCGGCCGACTCCGACGCCGTCCTGCTCCGGGAAGACCGGGCCATGGGCATGAAGCGGATCGAGGTGCTCTGCGGCTCCTGCCACAGCCACCTCGGGCACGTCTTCGAAGGCGAGGGGTACGCGACCCCGACCGACCAGCGCTACTGCATCAACTCGATCTCACTGAAACTGGAACCGCAGTCCTAA